From Cellulomonas oligotrophica, a single genomic window includes:
- the pth gene encoding aminoacyl-tRNA hydrolase: MSDGPWLVVGLGNPGPQYAGNRHNVGQMVLDELAHRCGVAFGTRGGGLLGRRPQAATADARLGTLPGGVPGPRVVLAKPTTYMNVSGGPVAALARYHDVPPERVVLVHDELDIPFADVRLKRGGGEGGHNGLRDTTKALGTKDYVRVRVGVGRPPGRQDPADFVLKDFSTTEKKDLPWLLDRAADAVEAVLLEGLEAAQLRFHTKA; the protein is encoded by the coding sequence ATGAGCGACGGACCCTGGCTGGTCGTCGGGCTCGGCAACCCCGGCCCGCAGTACGCCGGCAACCGGCACAACGTCGGCCAGATGGTGCTCGACGAGCTCGCGCACCGGTGCGGTGTCGCGTTCGGCACCCGCGGCGGGGGGCTGCTGGGCCGGCGCCCGCAGGCCGCCACCGCCGACGCCCGGCTCGGCACCCTGCCGGGCGGCGTGCCCGGGCCCCGGGTGGTCCTGGCCAAGCCGACCACGTACATGAACGTCTCCGGCGGGCCGGTGGCCGCCCTCGCGCGCTACCACGACGTGCCGCCCGAGCGCGTGGTGCTGGTGCACGACGAGCTCGACATCCCGTTCGCGGACGTGCGCCTCAAGCGTGGCGGCGGCGAGGGCGGGCACAACGGCCTGCGCGACACGACCAAGGCGCTCGGCACCAAGGACTACGTCCGCGTCCGCGTCGGCGTCGGCCGCCCGCCCGGGCGGCAGGACCCGGCGGACTTCGTCCTCAAGGACTTCTCGACGACCGAGAAGAAGGACCTGCCCTGGCTGCTCGACCGCGCGGCCGACGCCGTGGAGGCCGTGCTGCTCGAGGGCCTCGAGGCCGCCCAGCTGCGGTTCCACACCAAGGCGTAG
- a CDS encoding right-handed parallel beta-helix repeat-containing protein, whose product MRGRPATTARRPRRTRHAHRSGTPGRRTAAALATTAGLVVALVVAVIAPASSTPAPAYRPLSPARVLTGTTLEAGGAATVTLPSVPAGATTATLQVTTGQTTARSTAVTVCPADEATCSGPTALTVPAGEPGSATVTVPVSQDRPTVVVRTSAAARVFVDLHGYGVDATQSPAATDSLYVPVDPRRAVETTLTGRGATTVTIPGAPAGATAVAVRLSSTAASSETSYVAVCPADQAAAGCATTSTLNPLPGRARQASTVVRLSPGARLQLFNLQGTHDVALDVDGFWVPAAAGATGGTLETLDSPETLADTVVRSGASATLTLDDVPTDATAVQVRLRATGAWRPTTVAACPGSTASDGCRETSFLVASPDVPAHNQALIPLVGDDQHEITLTSSAASVRLTPEIVGWVVGTGGATVAPPTRTATPTPTPTRTATPTPTASPKPTATPTATATPKPTASATPTPTAKPTPTPTPAPTAAPAPGAVKPGPTNTGVPAGTKLTVHQGDLTLGTPGQVVEGLDVRGFVKVTAPGVTIRKSIVRGTATTIQRSLVSTSAGASVTVEDSELYAQSPSAHIDGFRGQDITVRRSNIHHVIDHFHLTGGNVTVESSWLHDNLHYTNDPLQGGTPSHDDSIQIQVGSNIRITGNTIEDATNSGIQFTQDRGVVSDVRITKNWLDGGGCTVNLAEKGKGAFQGVVITDNVFGRDTRVANCAIIAPSTTMAVMTAARNTFTDGTAVKVSRGD is encoded by the coding sequence GTGCGAGGACGACCCGCCACGACAGCCCGCCGCCCGCGACGCACGCGCCACGCCCACCGGTCCGGCACCCCCGGACGCCGGACCGCCGCCGCGCTCGCCACCACCGCCGGCCTCGTCGTCGCGCTCGTCGTCGCGGTGATCGCCCCCGCGTCGTCCACCCCCGCCCCCGCGTACCGTCCCCTCTCGCCCGCCCGGGTGCTGACCGGGACCACGCTCGAGGCGGGCGGCGCCGCCACCGTCACCCTGCCGTCGGTCCCCGCGGGCGCCACCACGGCCACGCTCCAGGTGACGACCGGCCAGACCACCGCGCGGAGCACGGCGGTCACGGTCTGCCCCGCCGACGAGGCCACGTGCTCCGGCCCGACGGCGCTCACCGTGCCCGCGGGCGAGCCGGGGTCCGCCACGGTGACCGTCCCCGTGTCGCAGGACCGCCCGACCGTCGTGGTGCGCACCAGCGCAGCCGCACGCGTGTTCGTCGACCTGCACGGCTACGGCGTCGACGCCACGCAGTCGCCCGCCGCGACGGACTCCCTCTACGTGCCCGTCGACCCGCGGCGTGCCGTCGAGACGACGCTGACGGGCCGCGGCGCGACGACCGTGACGATCCCCGGCGCGCCCGCGGGTGCCACCGCGGTCGCCGTCCGGCTCTCCTCGACCGCGGCGAGCAGCGAGACCTCGTACGTCGCGGTCTGCCCCGCCGACCAGGCCGCGGCGGGCTGCGCGACGACGTCGACGCTGAACCCCCTGCCCGGCCGTGCCCGCCAGGCCTCGACCGTCGTGCGCCTGTCCCCCGGTGCGCGCCTGCAGCTGTTCAACCTCCAGGGCACGCACGACGTCGCGCTCGACGTCGACGGCTTCTGGGTGCCCGCCGCCGCCGGGGCGACCGGCGGGACGCTCGAGACGCTCGACTCCCCCGAGACGCTCGCCGACACGGTCGTGCGCTCCGGCGCGAGCGCGACGCTCACGCTCGACGACGTGCCGACCGACGCGACGGCCGTGCAGGTGCGGCTGCGCGCGACGGGCGCCTGGCGGCCGACGACCGTCGCCGCCTGCCCGGGCTCCACGGCCTCCGACGGCTGCCGGGAGACGTCGTTCCTCGTCGCGTCGCCCGACGTGCCGGCGCACAACCAGGCGCTGATCCCGCTCGTGGGCGACGACCAGCACGAGATCACGCTGACGTCGTCGGCGGCGAGCGTGCGCCTGACGCCGGAGATCGTCGGCTGGGTCGTCGGCACGGGCGGTGCGACCGTCGCACCGCCGACGCGCACCGCGACCCCCACACCGACCCCCACCCGGACCGCCACGCCGACCCCGACGGCGAGCCCGAAGCCGACGGCGACCCCTACCGCGACGGCCACGCCGAAGCCCACGGCGAGCGCGACACCCACGCCGACGGCGAAGCCCACGCCCACCCCGACGCCCGCCCCCACGGCCGCCCCGGCGCCCGGCGCGGTCAAGCCCGGGCCGACGAACACGGGCGTCCCCGCCGGGACGAAGCTGACCGTGCACCAGGGCGACCTCACGCTCGGCACGCCCGGGCAGGTCGTCGAGGGCCTGGACGTGCGCGGGTTCGTCAAGGTCACGGCGCCCGGGGTGACGATCCGCAAGTCGATCGTCCGCGGCACGGCGACGACGATCCAGCGGTCCCTGGTCTCGACGTCCGCGGGCGCCAGCGTCACGGTCGAGGACAGCGAGCTGTACGCGCAGAGCCCCTCGGCGCACATCGACGGGTTCCGCGGCCAGGACATCACCGTCCGCCGCAGCAACATCCACCACGTCATCGACCACTTCCACCTCACGGGCGGCAACGTCACCGTGGAGTCCTCGTGGCTGCACGACAACCTGCACTACACGAACGACCCGCTGCAGGGCGGCACCCCGAGCCACGACGACAGCATCCAGATCCAGGTGGGGTCGAACATCCGGATCACCGGCAACACCATCGAGGACGCCACGAACAGCGGCATCCAGTTCACGCAGGACCGCGGCGTCGTCTCCGACGTCCGGATCACCAAGAACTGGCTCGACGGCGGCGGGTGCACGGTCAACCTGGCCGAGAAGGGCAAGGGCGCGTTCCAGGGCGTCGTCATCACCGACAACGTGTTCGGGCGCGACACCCGGGTCGCCAACTGCGCGATCATCGCCCCCAGCACCACGATGGCGGTCATGACCGCGGCGCGGAACACGTTCACCGACGGCACCGCGGTGAAGGTCTCGCGCGGGGACTGA